DNA from Aggregatimonas sangjinii:
CTAGATCACGTAATGATAGGCCGGAGCAATGACGGGCCGCTTATCAACAAAGACGAGGTCGCCGATTGGAAATGGATGAAACCCGTCGATGTCAAAAACGATATTTCCAATAATCCGGAAGTCTATACTGCTTGGTTCAAGATTATTTTTGAGCGTTTCTACGACCATTTAATTGAAAATAACGCTGCAGAATGAAAGTAAAAGTCAGTCGAAGAGCACATTTTAACGCCGCACATCGCCTTTTTAGGGCTGATTGGAGTTTCGAGAAGAACGATGCCATATTCGGGAAGTGTAATAATCCGAATTATCATGGGCATAACTACGAATTGATCGTGAGTGTAACCGGTGAAATAGATCAAGAAACGGGATTTGTTATGGATGTGAAAATCCTAAAGGATTTGATCAAAAGTGAAATTGAGGATGCTTTTGATCACAAAAACCTGAATGTTGATGTTCCCGATTTCAAGGATTTGAATCCGACTGCGGAAAACATTGCCGTGGTTATCTGGAACAAGCTTCGTAAACACATTGATACCGACAAACAGCTCGAGGTAATACTCTACGAAACACCAAGGAACTTTGTAACCTTTTCGGGCTAGTTATGGGATTGAAAGTTGGAGAAAAAGCTCCGGAATTTTCTTTGACCGATCAGTACGGAGAACCCTTTCACAGTAAGGATGTACTGGGGAAAAAATATATGGTCATTTACTTTTATCCCAAAGACAACACCCCTGCATGCACCAAAGAGGCCTGTCAGTTTCGTGATCGTTATGAAGATTTTACCGATAACGGGGCCGTAGTCATCGGGATAAGCGCCGATTCACAAAAATCGCATCGTAGATTTTCCGATAAATACGAATTGCCATTTACCTTGTTGGTCGATTCAGATAATATGGTAAGACGTCTGTTCCGGGTGCAAAGTAATTTGTTGTTCCTATCGGGTAGGGAGACCTTTATGGTCGACCTTGAAGGTGAAATTATCATGGCCTTTAATAGTATTGGTGCTTCCGAACATGTAAAAAGAGCCCTAAAGACATTGAGAAACGCTATCAAGTAATACTTTTTGCAACAATCAGAAAAGGGTATTCAGGCGGCGGCGAGAAGCAAGAAGTCGGCTATAATGGGTCAATCTTTTTCCCCGTAAGCCGTTAATGATTGCGTTGAAAAATATTACTTTAAAAAGTGAACATGTATCCATTAAAATTCAGACCAATTTTAAAAGAGCGCCTTTGGGGTGGTGAAAAATTAGGGAGTGTACTAGGAAAATCTATCGAAAGCGATAGTACGGGCGAGAGTTGGGAACTTTCCGCTGTGGCGGGAGATGTTTCAGTAATTGAAAACGGTCCGTTAAGGGGCACTTCATTGCAAACTCTTATAAATACTGAAAAAGAAGCCCTATTAGGCAAAAGTGTCTACAGCCGCTTCGGGACTGAATTTCCCATACTTATCAAATTTATCGACGCCAAAAAAGATTTGTCCATTCAATTGCATCCAAA
Protein-coding regions in this window:
- a CDS encoding 6-pyruvoyl trahydropterin synthase family protein, producing MKVKVSRRAHFNAAHRLFRADWSFEKNDAIFGKCNNPNYHGHNYELIVSVTGEIDQETGFVMDVKILKDLIKSEIEDAFDHKNLNVDVPDFKDLNPTAENIAVVIWNKLRKHIDTDKQLEVILYETPRNFVTFSG
- a CDS encoding peroxiredoxin; this encodes MGLKVGEKAPEFSLTDQYGEPFHSKDVLGKKYMVIYFYPKDNTPACTKEACQFRDRYEDFTDNGAVVIGISADSQKSHRRFSDKYELPFTLLVDSDNMVRRLFRVQSNLLFLSGRETFMVDLEGEIIMAFNSIGASEHVKRALKTLRNAIK